The Caldicellulosiruptor changbaiensis genome has a segment encoding these proteins:
- the flhB gene encoding flagellar biosynthesis protein FlhB, whose protein sequence is MRLVFNIQLFADTATKTEKATPRKRQEARKRGMVAKSREVTSAFALLISVLFLKFGYSLFVHPLQSYSKYFFGNLNYNIEDIADASRLFSAIITITLKLVLPFCIVIMVVAALVEWAQSGFLITSESLKVSFQKINPIEGFKRIFSINSVVELIKSILKILIIGYTGYLCTKTFAGKLLEMYDMSLISIVKFSFDSTINLILWMSVMFFGIAVIDFIFQRQQYEKKLMMTKEEVKEEFKQTEGNPQIKSRIRERQRRISLQRMFQQLPKADVVITNPTHYAVALLYEPEKFDAPRVIAKGKDYIAQKIKEEAKKYKIEIVENKELAQSLYNLCEVGDFIPPELYQAVAEVLAYVYSLKNYQKVNMR, encoded by the coding sequence GTGAGGTTAGTATTTAATATCCAGCTGTTTGCAGACACCGCTACCAAGACAGAAAAGGCAACTCCTCGTAAAAGACAAGAGGCAAGAAAGCGTGGAATGGTAGCAAAGAGCAGAGAAGTTACCTCTGCTTTTGCTTTACTTATAAGCGTACTTTTTTTGAAATTTGGATATTCTCTATTTGTCCATCCTTTGCAGAGCTATAGCAAATACTTTTTTGGCAATTTGAATTATAATATTGAAGACATAGCTGATGCAAGTAGATTATTTTCAGCCATAATTACCATTACATTGAAATTGGTTCTTCCTTTTTGTATTGTCATAATGGTTGTGGCAGCTTTGGTTGAGTGGGCACAAAGTGGATTTTTAATTACGTCTGAGTCTTTGAAAGTAAGCTTTCAAAAGATAAATCCAATTGAGGGGTTTAAAAGGATATTTTCAATTAACTCAGTGGTTGAACTAATAAAATCAATCCTTAAGATACTCATAATAGGTTACACAGGTTATTTATGCACAAAGACATTTGCAGGAAAACTACTTGAAATGTATGATATGAGCTTAATTTCAATAGTGAAGTTTTCTTTTGATTCAACTATAAATCTCATTCTGTGGATGTCGGTTATGTTCTTTGGTATTGCAGTTATTGATTTTATTTTCCAAAGACAGCAATATGAGAAAAAACTCATGATGACTAAGGAAGAGGTCAAGGAAGAGTTTAAGCAAACTGAGGGAAATCCCCAGATAAAGTCAAGAATAAGGGAGAGACAAAGGAGAATTTCTCTTCAGAGGATGTTCCAGCAGCTTCCCAAAGCAGATGTTGTTATAACAAACCCTACACACTATGCAGTAGCACTCTTGTATGAACCAGAAAAGTTTGATGCACCACGGGTTATTGCAAAAGGTAAAGATTACATAGCCCAAAAGATTAAAGAGGAGGCTAAAAAGTACAAGATTGAGATAGTGGAAAACAAAGAACTTGCACAAAGCCTTTATAATTTGTGTGAAGTTGGTGATTTTATTCCGCCTGAGCTTTATCAGGCGGTGGCAGAAGTATTAGCATATGTTTACAGTTTAAAGAACTATCAGAAGGTGAATATGAGATGA
- the flhA gene encoding flagellar biosynthesis protein FlhA, with amino-acid sequence MNFKGATLSIFAIVIILAMILPIPPSLLDVLIAVNLALALVIFLNSINIKEALDFSVFPSLLLFTTLLRLSLNISTTRQILTGQGENVRIVYTFGNFVIGGNIVVGVIIFFIIIIIQFIVITRGAERVSEVAARFTLDAMPGKQMAVDADLNAGIITEEEAKIRRSKIQKEADFYGAMDGASKFVKGDAIAAILITFINALGGLIIGVAMRGEDVTEAIQKYLLLSVGDGIAAQIPALLISTATGIVVTKAADESKLSDNLIRQLFEYHPRVLYTVGAILAVLALIPTMPKLSLFVLSGTMISMGVRMNSSLRKMETIEEEKSEQKEVEELRKPENVMNLLYVDPIEVEFGYGIIPLADKEQGGDLLERVVMIRRQLALELGIIVPTIRLRDNISLKPYEYRINIKGVEVARAELMSDSLLAINPGFVTEEIQGIPTKEPAFGLDSIWIPSSMKEKAEMAGYTVVDLPSVIATHLTEIVRRYAHELLTRQDVQKLIDNVKETNPVLVDELIPKLMTVGEVQKVLANLLKERISIRDMVTILETLADYAPTTKDVDILTEYVRQAMARYITKKYVSGNTLEAVALSPEVEETIMNSIQKTEQGSFINLAPDYIQRLINNLSNILEKLLGTSSQPIVVCSPIVRIYFRRLIENIFPDVIVLSYNEILPNVQIKTVGMVEV; translated from the coding sequence ATGAATTTTAAAGGTGCTACACTTTCAATATTTGCAATAGTAATAATCTTAGCTATGATACTTCCTATTCCGCCAAGCTTGCTGGATGTACTCATAGCTGTAAACCTTGCACTTGCACTTGTTATATTCCTAAACAGCATAAACATAAAGGAGGCGTTAGATTTTTCTGTATTTCCCTCACTTCTATTGTTCACAACACTGCTGCGACTTTCTCTAAATATCTCAACAACACGGCAAATCCTGACTGGACAAGGCGAAAATGTGAGAATTGTCTACACGTTCGGGAACTTTGTTATTGGTGGGAACATTGTTGTTGGTGTTATTATATTTTTCATAATTATCATCATCCAATTCATTGTAATAACCAGAGGAGCTGAAAGAGTCTCAGAGGTTGCAGCAAGGTTTACACTTGATGCGATGCCAGGAAAACAGATGGCAGTTGATGCTGATTTGAATGCAGGAATTATAACTGAGGAAGAAGCAAAAATTCGAAGAAGTAAAATACAAAAAGAAGCTGATTTTTATGGAGCGATGGACGGTGCGAGCAAGTTTGTCAAAGGTGATGCGATTGCTGCCATTTTGATTACATTTATAAACGCACTTGGTGGGCTTATAATTGGTGTTGCAATGAGAGGAGAGGATGTCACAGAAGCTATACAAAAGTACCTTCTACTTTCTGTCGGCGATGGAATTGCTGCTCAAATACCGGCCCTTTTGATATCAACTGCAACAGGTATTGTGGTTACAAAGGCAGCTGATGAGAGCAAGCTTTCTGATAATTTGATCCGTCAGCTTTTTGAGTATCATCCAAGAGTGCTTTACACAGTTGGAGCTATTTTGGCAGTCTTGGCACTTATTCCTACTATGCCAAAGCTCTCTTTGTTTGTTTTATCTGGCACAATGATATCAATGGGGGTTAGAATGAATTCCAGTTTGAGAAAGATGGAGACAATAGAAGAGGAAAAGAGTGAACAAAAAGAAGTTGAAGAGTTAAGAAAACCTGAAAATGTGATGAACCTTTTATATGTTGACCCTATTGAGGTTGAGTTTGGGTATGGTATAATTCCTCTTGCAGACAAAGAACAAGGTGGAGACCTTTTAGAGCGTGTTGTGATGATAAGAAGACAGCTTGCACTTGAGCTTGGAATAATTGTTCCGACAATTAGACTCAGAGATAATATTTCACTAAAGCCATATGAGTACAGAATAAACATCAAAGGTGTTGAGGTTGCAAGGGCAGAGCTTATGAGCGATAGTCTTCTTGCTATAAACCCAGGATTTGTAACAGAAGAAATTCAGGGTATTCCCACAAAAGAGCCTGCGTTTGGATTAGATAGTATTTGGATACCTTCTTCTATGAAGGAAAAGGCTGAGATGGCAGGGTATACAGTTGTTGATCTTCCGTCTGTCATAGCAACCCATCTTACCGAAATAGTCAGGCGTTATGCTCATGAACTTTTGACAAGGCAGGATGTGCAAAAACTCATTGACAATGTCAAAGAGACAAACCCGGTGCTTGTAGATGAACTGATTCCAAAACTGATGACAGTAGGTGAGGTACAGAAAGTTTTAGCAAATCTTTTGAAAGAGCGGATTAGCATAAGAGACATGGTGACAATTTTAGAGACGCTCGCTGACTATGCTCCAACTACAAAAGATGTAGACATCCTGACAGAATATGTCAGACAGGCAATGGCAAGGTATATCACAAAAAAATATGTCTCAGGTAATACATTAGAAGCTGTGGCACTTTCTCCTGAGGTAGAAGAGACTATTATGAATTCTATTCAGAAAACCGAGCAAGGAAGTTTTATAAATCTTGCGCCAGATTATATTCAAAGGCTTATTAACAATCTTAGCAATATACTTGAAAAGCTTTTGGGCACATCGTCACAGCCCATTGTAGTTTGTTCGCCAATAGTAAGGATTTATTTTAGAAGGCTCATTGAGAATATCTTTCCAGATGTTATTGTGCTTTCATATAACGAGATTTTACCGAATGTGCAAATAAAAACTGTTGGGATGGTGGAAGTCTAA
- the flhF gene encoding flagellar biosynthesis protein FlhF, producing MKIKRYLAHDMQEALIRIKADLGKDAVILSTKKVRQKGLFGFFKKPLIEVTAACEEEKVIRREEGMPKPENLTLSLQLSQIKELEKKIDSLEKTIKEVIKDTNVIPEVKEVSKKNFLDVMRENLKKNGVEEEIVEGLLAKVNWDGSINNMVNNMYKEIKNILGTPVTLSLDSKQPQVVFFVGPTGVGKTTTIAKIAAKLMFEEGKKVGFITADTYRIAAVEQLKTYAEIMNIKTKVWYEVDEYDQIIKSFDDSDVVLVDTAGRSHKNQEHMDELRAFVEKASPDEVFLLLSATTQPSVFKEIVNTYSFIDNYKVIITKVDEVSTYGNILNIKHYTQKPIAYVTTGQNVPDDIQQFNPEHFAKLIIGSKVL from the coding sequence ATGAAGATAAAAAGGTATTTGGCCCATGATATGCAGGAAGCTCTAATTAGGATAAAGGCAGATTTGGGCAAGGATGCTGTGATTCTTTCTACCAAAAAGGTTAGGCAAAAGGGACTATTTGGCTTTTTTAAAAAACCACTTATAGAAGTGACAGCTGCGTGCGAAGAGGAAAAGGTTATAAGAAGAGAAGAAGGGATGCCAAAGCCTGAGAATTTGACTTTGAGTCTTCAACTTAGCCAAATTAAAGAGCTTGAAAAAAAGATAGACTCTTTAGAAAAGACCATAAAAGAGGTGATAAAGGATACAAATGTAATACCTGAAGTGAAAGAGGTCTCTAAAAAGAACTTTTTAGATGTCATGCGTGAAAACCTGAAGAAAAACGGCGTAGAAGAGGAGATTGTAGAAGGACTTTTGGCAAAAGTCAACTGGGACGGGTCTATAAACAATATGGTAAATAATATGTACAAAGAGATAAAAAACATTCTTGGTACACCAGTTACTTTAAGTCTTGACTCGAAGCAGCCTCAGGTTGTGTTTTTTGTGGGGCCAACTGGCGTTGGCAAGACAACCACAATTGCTAAAATTGCTGCAAAGCTAATGTTTGAAGAAGGCAAAAAAGTGGGTTTTATCACAGCCGACACATATAGAATTGCTGCTGTTGAGCAACTAAAGACATATGCTGAGATTATGAACATAAAGACAAAGGTGTGGTACGAGGTAGATGAATATGACCAGATTATAAAGAGTTTTGACGACTCTGATGTGGTACTTGTAGACACAGCAGGAAGGAGTCATAAAAACCAAGAGCATATGGATGAGCTCAGGGCATTTGTAGAAAAAGCAAGTCCTGATGAGGTATTTTTGCTTTTAAGTGCTACTACTCAACCGAGTGTATTTAAAGAAATTGTAAATACTTATTCGTTTATTGACAATTACAAGGTTATAATAACCAAGGTTGATGAGGTATCAACCTATGGGAATATTTTAAATATTAAACATTATACGCAAAAACCCATTGCCTATGTTACAACTGGACAGAATGTTCCAGATGACATACAACAGTTCAATCCAGAGCATTTTGCAAAACTCATAATAGGGAGTAAGGTTTTATGA
- a CDS encoding MinD/ParA family protein, whose product MRDQAQGLRNLVKKSNTFDRQGERFNDITSKVITITSGKGGVGKTNLTVNLAIALKKMGINVLIIDADLGLSNVEVLLGTSPKYTVKDVLEGKKEIMSIVEEGPFGVKFISGGSGMVDLANLDEERLFRLIESAETINKYFDIVLIDTGAGISKNVMEFVMMSDEVIVITTPEPTSITDAYAIIKAIITRNFDHKINILVNRVQNNKEADEIFYRLSGVIKRFLQREVEYIGYIEENGIVSKSVIKQVPFMISYEKSSISKQVEDIAKKLVQNKDVSEKDMPKGFARFIESIIKKFKEQ is encoded by the coding sequence ATGAGAGACCAGGCTCAAGGCTTGAGGAATCTTGTCAAAAAGTCAAATACTTTTGACAGACAGGGCGAAAGATTTAATGACATTACTTCAAAAGTTATCACAATTACAAGTGGAAAGGGTGGAGTTGGAAAGACAAACCTGACTGTAAATTTAGCTATTGCACTCAAGAAGATGGGCATTAATGTATTAATAATAGATGCTGATTTGGGACTTTCAAATGTTGAGGTACTTCTTGGTACATCGCCAAAGTACACTGTAAAGGATGTATTAGAAGGCAAAAAAGAGATAATGTCAATAGTTGAAGAAGGACCGTTTGGAGTAAAGTTCATCTCTGGTGGCTCTGGTATGGTTGACCTTGCAAACTTGGATGAGGAGAGGCTTTTTAGACTTATAGAGAGTGCAGAAACTATTAATAAATACTTTGATATTGTGCTGATTGACACTGGTGCTGGTATATCCAAAAATGTAATGGAATTTGTAATGATGTCAGATGAGGTAATTGTAATCACAACGCCTGAACCAACCTCAATCACTGATGCATATGCAATAATCAAGGCTATAATTACAAGAAATTTTGATCATAAGATAAACATTTTAGTGAACAGGGTACAAAATAACAAAGAAGCTGACGAAATTTTTTACAGACTAAGTGGGGTTATAAAAAGGTTTTTGCAAAGAGAAGTAGAATATATAGGTTATATAGAGGAAAATGGAATTGTCTCAAAATCTGTTATCAAACAGGTGCCGTTTATGATATCATATGAAAAGAGTAGTATTTCAAAACAGGTTGAAGACATTGCAAAAAAGCTTGTCCAAAATAAAGATGTCTCAGAAAAAGATATGCCAAAAGGTTTTGCAAGGTTCATAGAAAGTATCATCAAAAAGTTTAAAGAGCAATAA
- a CDS encoding flagellar brake protein, translating to MRKIFKVGDKIEIVRIDRRTWEEKGVQYVSKIADIKDEYFYVFTPIREGVYVTFFIEEIVRIYKVMPDGVWVFDAVVEDRFKEPEYMIKIRQISDIRKIQRRMFFRLPINLDIFVKLLNPQEGEISENLQNGFSEGKIVKALTKDISGGGVCFLTQEEFNIHDIILTKIPIEGEELILKAQILRKERVDHHIYRFMYGSKFIEAKQNEIDKIVRYIFKEQQKMRQKGLL from the coding sequence ATGCGCAAAATTTTTAAGGTAGGAGATAAGATTGAGATTGTTAGAATAGACAGGCGTACATGGGAAGAAAAGGGTGTGCAGTATGTTTCCAAAATTGCCGATATAAAAGATGAGTATTTTTATGTATTTACACCCATAAGAGAAGGTGTATATGTAACTTTCTTCATTGAGGAAATTGTGAGAATATATAAAGTAATGCCAGACGGTGTGTGGGTATTTGACGCAGTAGTTGAAGATAGGTTCAAAGAGCCAGAGTATATGATAAAAATTAGACAGATATCTGACATTCGCAAAATTCAAAGGCGCATGTTTTTCAGACTTCCTATAAACTTAGATATATTTGTAAAATTATTAAATCCTCAAGAAGGTGAGATAAGTGAAAATCTCCAAAATGGTTTTTCAGAGGGAAAAATAGTAAAGGCATTGACAAAGGACATCAGTGGTGGAGGTGTTTGTTTTTTAACTCAAGAAGAGTTTAATATACATGACATTATACTGACGAAAATTCCTATTGAAGGTGAAGAGCTTATACTTAAGGCCCAAATTTTAAGGAAAGAAAGAGTAGACCATCATATTTATAGATTTATGTACGGTTCTAAATTCATAGAGGCGAAACAAAATGAGATAGACAAGATTGTCCGGTATATATTCAAAGAGCAGCAAAAAATGAGACAAAAAGGGCTTTTGTAA
- a CDS encoding chemotaxis protein CheA: MDMSQYLGMFIEEAKDHIQSLNDNMLKLEENPEDLQLINEIFRSAHTLKGMAGTMGFVNMQKLTHAMENVLAAARDGKLRINSNIMDVLFKTVDALEEYLDVIVATGTEGSEQNLQLVNSLNGILGRPQEEMVASAKKATAQLEYDEFVIRAIERAYSQGFNVYKFDVELDPNCLLKSARAYLVFKAVEELGEIINSKPPVQDIEDEKFDFEFSITIVSKEPLEKIRERILSISEIREAKGIEVKVGDVKVEGTQQEVSRTEEVQSTEAVKVVREQKQEGLQRTSKTVRVDIERLDVLMNLVSELIIIKSRIEGFAKKYNDRQYEESIEYLERITTSLHDAVMKVRMVPVERVFSRFPRMMRDLARELGKEFELVMSGEDTEVDRTIVDELGDPLIHLLRNAADHGIEEPEERVKNGKPRSGLIKLSAYHDGNNVVIEVEDDGKGIDIEKVKKKAIEKGLLKEDQLDLSEQEIIDFLFLPSFSTKDKVTNLSGRGVGLDVVKTKIEQLGGMIEVKTEKGKGTKFVIRLPLTLAIIQALLVTVKDEIYAIPIASIKEIIDVARDDIKVVQKGKEIIMLRNQVIPIKYLHKIVGLEADLDKKKYTVVIVKRGEKLTGIVVDKLLGQQDIVIKSLGKYLEGIRLVSGATILGDGSVAMILDPNMLSV, translated from the coding sequence ATGGATATGTCTCAGTACTTAGGTATGTTCATAGAAGAAGCAAAAGACCATATTCAGAGCTTGAATGACAACATGCTAAAGTTAGAAGAAAACCCTGAAGATTTGCAGCTTATTAATGAGATTTTCAGGTCTGCACATACCTTAAAAGGCATGGCTGGCACAATGGGCTTTGTGAATATGCAAAAGCTCACACATGCTATGGAAAATGTTTTGGCTGCTGCACGAGATGGCAAACTCAGAATAAATAGCAATATAATGGATGTGCTTTTCAAAACTGTTGACGCCTTAGAAGAATATTTGGATGTCATTGTGGCAACAGGTACAGAAGGGTCGGAACAGAATCTTCAGCTTGTAAATAGCTTAAATGGCATTTTGGGTAGGCCGCAAGAAGAAATGGTTGCAAGTGCAAAGAAAGCAACTGCCCAGTTAGAGTATGATGAGTTTGTGATAAGAGCAATTGAGAGGGCTTATTCGCAGGGGTTTAATGTTTATAAATTTGATGTTGAGCTTGATCCAAACTGTCTTTTAAAGTCTGCAAGGGCGTATCTTGTTTTCAAGGCGGTTGAGGAGCTGGGTGAGATAATAAATTCAAAACCACCTGTTCAGGATATTGAAGATGAAAAATTTGACTTTGAGTTTAGTATTACAATTGTTAGCAAAGAGCCTCTTGAGAAAATAAGAGAAAGGATTTTGTCTATTTCAGAGATAAGAGAGGCAAAAGGTATAGAGGTAAAGGTTGGAGATGTCAAGGTAGAGGGAACTCAACAGGAGGTAAGCAGAACTGAAGAGGTTCAAAGTACAGAAGCTGTGAAGGTTGTGCGTGAACAAAAACAAGAAGGGCTTCAAAGAACAAGTAAAACTGTTAGAGTTGATATAGAGAGATTGGATGTTTTGATGAACTTAGTAAGCGAGCTTATAATAATCAAGAGCAGAATTGAAGGATTTGCAAAGAAGTACAATGATAGACAATACGAAGAGTCCATTGAGTACTTAGAAAGGATTACAACAAGCCTTCATGATGCTGTAATGAAGGTAAGAATGGTACCTGTTGAGAGGGTATTTTCCAGATTTCCAAGAATGATGAGAGATTTGGCAAGAGAGCTTGGAAAAGAGTTTGAACTTGTAATGTCTGGTGAGGACACAGAGGTTGACAGAACTATTGTGGATGAGCTTGGAGACCCGCTTATACACCTTTTGAGAAATGCAGCAGACCATGGCATAGAAGAACCAGAAGAGAGAGTAAAAAATGGAAAGCCAAGAAGCGGGCTTATAAAGCTTTCTGCTTATCATGATGGTAATAATGTTGTGATTGAGGTTGAAGATGATGGCAAGGGAATTGACATAGAAAAGGTTAAGAAAAAGGCAATTGAAAAAGGACTTTTAAAAGAAGACCAATTAGATTTATCTGAACAAGAAATTATAGATTTTCTATTTCTACCAAGTTTTTCAACGAAAGACAAGGTTACAAACCTGTCAGGAAGAGGTGTAGGTCTTGATGTTGTTAAGACAAAGATTGAACAGCTTGGTGGTATGATTGAGGTAAAAACAGAGAAAGGCAAAGGTACAAAGTTTGTAATAAGATTGCCTTTGACATTAGCAATAATCCAAGCGCTTTTGGTAACTGTTAAAGATGAGATTTATGCAATTCCTATTGCCTCAATAAAAGAGATAATTGATGTTGCAAGAGATGATATTAAAGTTGTCCAAAAGGGCAAAGAGATAATTATGCTCAGAAATCAGGTCATTCCTATAAAATACCTCCACAAGATTGTAGGGCTTGAGGCAGATTTGGACAAGAAGAAGTACACAGTTGTTATAGTAAAGCGCGGAGAAAAGTTGACTGGAATCGTGGTGGATAAGCTTTTAGGTCAGCAGGACATAGTTATTAAATCACTTGGGAAATATTTAGAGGGAATTAGGCTTGTTTCTGGTGCAACAATACTTGGGGATGGGTCTGTTGCCATGATACTTGACCCTAACATGCTCAGTGTATAA
- a CDS encoding chemotaxis protein CheW, translating to MEQYLIFRLADEYYGLLVSFIENIEKMMPITRVPNTKEYIKGVVNLRGEIVPVIDLREKIGVRKEEFGEETRILIVNWKNEFKVGLIIDEVLDVVYLTKEDFDSATRDRNEFTFSIAKYNDMLINIINLEDVLFEKVEEV from the coding sequence ATGGAACAGTATCTTATTTTCAGGTTAGCAGATGAATACTATGGACTTTTGGTGAGCTTTATAGAAAACATTGAAAAAATGATGCCAATTACACGTGTACCGAATACCAAAGAGTATATAAAGGGTGTTGTGAACCTACGTGGTGAGATTGTACCTGTGATTGACCTTAGAGAAAAAATAGGAGTCAGAAAAGAAGAGTTTGGGGAAGAGACAAGGATTTTAATTGTCAACTGGAAGAATGAGTTCAAAGTGGGTTTAATTATTGATGAGGTTTTAGATGTTGTCTACCTCACCAAAGAGGATTTTGATTCTGCTACAAGAGATAGAAATGAGTTTACTTTTTCAATAGCAAAGTATAATGACATGCTTATAAACATAATAAATTTGGAAGATGTTTTGTTTGAAAAGGTTGAGGAGGTTTAA